In one Balaenoptera musculus isolate JJ_BM4_2016_0621 chromosome 20, mBalMus1.pri.v3, whole genome shotgun sequence genomic region, the following are encoded:
- the TMEM100 gene encoding transmembrane protein 100, producing MTEEPIKEILGTPKSPKPVAMEKSSNGEVMVTMVPLVNEIQLTAATGGAELSCYRCIIPFAVVVLIAGIAVTAVAYSFNSHGSIISILGLVLLSLGLFLLASSALCWKVRQRSKKAKRRESQTTLVANQRSLFA from the coding sequence ATGACTGAAGAGCCCATAAAGGAGATCCTGGGAACCCCGAAGTCTCCCAAGCCAGTGGCAATGGAGAAGAGCTCCAATGGTGAAGTCATGGTAACCATGGTCCCCCTGGTCAATGAGATTCAGCTGACAGCTGCCACGGGGGGCGCTGAGCTCTCCTGTTACCGCTGCATCATCCCCTTCGCCGTGGTGGTCCTCATCGCCGGGATAGCGGTCACTGCCGTGGCTTACAGCTTCAATTCCCATGGCTCCATCATCTCCATCTTAGGTCTGGTCCTTCTGTCATTGGGACTTTTTTTGTTAGCCTCCAGCGCCCTGTGCTGGAAGGTGAGACAGAGGAGCAAGAAAGCCAAGAGGCGGGAGAGTCAGACGACTCTCGTGGCAAACCAGAGAAGCTTGTTTGCTTAG